The proteins below are encoded in one region of Maribacter aestuarii:
- a CDS encoding helix-turn-helix domain-containing protein — translation MSNPSAKKPNFIEQAEALILENLANEQFGVSELAEALHMSRSNLLRKIKKQTQLSASQFIRQVRLKESMKLLKEDSSTVSEISYQVGFGSTSYFIKCFREQYGYSPGELGKSDVEVEIEQIKPNYLKLYQWPIIAATSLALILVAIILFNKKDAINEPKIEKSIAVLPFKNESSDSTNLYFVNGLMESALNNIQKIEDLRVISRTSVEKYRKTDKGIPEIAEELHVNYLVEGSGQRVGDQVLLNIQLINASTDTPIWVEQYSREVEDIFELQNDVAKKIADAIAAVVTPTELEQIEKKPTENLLAYDYYLQALDPYYSRSEEGLEKAISLFEKAIEQDPEFALAYANIAISYYLLEMSQIEKQYTEKINSFADKALLYDSKSAESLVAKAFYYIQTKEYKLALPHLNKALEYNPNSSLAVQMLAEFYSHMLPNTDKYLEYALKGVQLTVASDSITQSYTYLQLSNALVSSGFADEALKYINSSLDYNAENFYAPHLKAFILFAKDGNIERTRNLLIKEWKKDTTRLDILQDIGKLYYIEENYDSAYFYFKKFVETREANSLDIYLQENVKIALVYKEMGLDKEAEKLFNDFSEYCEGDQSIYRSVNLVWKYAYEGKINEAIEQLRIFSETENYLYWFLLIEDEPLIKPLKSHPDFEEIMQKIKDRFWKNQAELKISLDEEGLL, via the coding sequence ATGTCAAATCCATCGGCCAAAAAACCAAACTTTATAGAACAAGCGGAAGCCCTAATTCTGGAAAATTTGGCCAACGAACAATTTGGGGTGTCCGAACTTGCGGAAGCTCTGCACATGAGCCGATCCAACCTGCTCCGGAAGATCAAGAAACAGACACAGCTTTCTGCAAGCCAGTTTATACGTCAAGTCCGTCTTAAGGAATCAATGAAACTGCTAAAGGAAGATTCTTCAACGGTTTCCGAAATTTCATATCAAGTAGGTTTTGGAAGCACTTCCTATTTCATTAAATGCTTTCGAGAACAGTACGGATATTCTCCTGGGGAGCTTGGAAAAAGTGATGTAGAAGTTGAAATCGAACAGATTAAACCAAACTATTTGAAACTATACCAATGGCCGATTATTGCTGCAACATCCTTAGCACTGATACTTGTAGCCATAATACTGTTCAATAAAAAGGATGCTATAAATGAACCGAAAATTGAAAAATCCATTGCAGTATTGCCCTTTAAGAATGAGAGCAGCGATTCCACCAATCTTTATTTTGTAAACGGACTGATGGAATCTGCTTTGAACAACATTCAGAAGATTGAAGACCTGCGGGTCATCAGTAGAACCTCGGTAGAGAAATATAGAAAAACGGACAAGGGTATTCCAGAGATTGCCGAGGAGCTGCATGTGAACTACTTGGTAGAAGGTAGCGGTCAGCGTGTCGGTGATCAGGTGTTGCTCAACATACAATTGATCAACGCTTCTACGGACACCCCTATTTGGGTAGAACAGTACAGTCGGGAAGTTGAGGACATTTTTGAATTGCAAAACGACGTGGCCAAGAAAATTGCAGATGCCATTGCAGCCGTCGTAACACCGACAGAACTGGAGCAAATTGAAAAAAAACCAACTGAAAACCTATTGGCCTATGATTACTACCTACAGGCATTGGACCCTTATTATTCTCGCTCAGAAGAAGGCTTGGAAAAGGCCATTTCATTATTCGAAAAAGCTATAGAACAGGATCCAGAATTTGCCCTCGCCTATGCCAACATCGCTATCTCATACTATCTTCTAGAAATGTCGCAAATAGAGAAACAGTACACCGAAAAGATTAACAGCTTTGCGGATAAGGCCTTGCTTTACGATTCAAAATCCGCCGAAAGCTTGGTCGCAAAGGCCTTCTACTATATACAAACTAAGGAGTACAAATTAGCCTTACCACATCTTAATAAGGCACTGGAGTATAATCCTAATTCATCGTTGGCAGTACAAATGCTTGCGGAATTTTATTCGCATATGCTGCCCAATACTGATAAATACCTAGAGTACGCATTAAAAGGGGTTCAGCTAACCGTTGCTAGTGATTCCATTACTCAGAGCTATACGTATTTACAACTAAGTAATGCGCTTGTATCGTCAGGATTTGCAGATGAAGCTTTAAAATATATTAACAGTTCGTTGGATTATAATGCTGAAAATTTTTATGCTCCACATTTAAAGGCATTTATACTGTTCGCCAAGGACGGTAATATTGAGCGTACAAGGAATTTGTTGATAAAGGAATGGAAGAAAGATACGACTCGGCTTGATATTTTACAGGACATAGGGAAGTTGTACTACATCGAGGAAAATTATGACAGTGCCTACTTCTATTTTAAAAAATTTGTGGAAACCAGGGAAGCAAATAGTCTGGATATTTATTTACAGGAAAATGTCAAAATTGCACTGGTCTATAAAGAGATGGGATTGGACAAGGAAGCTGAGAAACTATTTAATGATTTCTCTGAATATTGCGAAGGAGATCAATCCATTTATAGAAGTGTGAATCTGGTTTGGAAATACGCTTATGAAGGAAAAATCAATGAGGCTATCGAACAGCTTAGAATATTTTCCGAAACAGAGAATTATCTGTATTGGTTTTTATTAATCGAAGATGAACCATTGATAAAACCATTAAAGAGCCATCCAGATTTTGAGGAAATTATGCAGAAAATTAAGGATAGATTTTGGAAAAATCAGGCCGAGTTAAAAATATCTCTGGATGAAGAAGGCTTGCTATAA
- a CDS encoding ankyrin repeat domain-containing protein, with the protein MNKPFRINTLRTLGYMSLGLLLLTTACGQTSSKSKTEVTTSTETKSVVDAPEMDIQTAILSDNLEAVKQHISAGTDLNKKDPMTGATPLITAASFGKHKIAQALIDAGADLSAKNNDGATALHTAAFFCRVEVVQSLIDAKADKTAKNNFGMTPRESVMGPFAEIKPIYEMLQQQLGPIGLQIELTEIEKTRPVIAMMLQ; encoded by the coding sequence ATGAATAAACCATTTAGAATTAACACATTAAGAACCTTGGGATACATGTCATTAGGCCTTCTTTTACTTACGACCGCATGTGGTCAAACAAGCAGTAAATCAAAAACCGAAGTAACCACCAGTACCGAAACCAAGTCGGTAGTTGATGCACCAGAAATGGATATTCAAACAGCGATACTATCGGACAATCTTGAAGCCGTTAAACAGCATATTTCGGCAGGAACAGATTTGAACAAAAAAGACCCTATGACCGGGGCCACACCACTAATCACTGCCGCGAGCTTTGGAAAGCATAAAATTGCGCAAGCCCTTATTGATGCCGGTGCGGATTTATCGGCTAAAAATAACGATGGTGCAACAGCTTTGCATACGGCCGCATTCTTTTGTAGAGTCGAAGTCGTACAGTCACTTATTGATGCCAAAGCCGATAAGACCGCTAAAAACAACTTTGGTATGACACCAAGGGAAAGTGTTATGGGGCCATTTGCAGAAATAAAACCCATTTATGAAATGCTACAGCAGCAATTAGGGCCGATAGGTTTACAAATTGAGTTGACCGAAATCGAAAAAACCCGCCCGGTCATAGCAATGATGTTGCAATAA
- a CDS encoding acyltransferase family protein, whose translation MKTERRYDIDWLRVIAIGLLLIYHIAIVFQPWAMFIGFIRSDEFLEGLWKPMTMLNVWRIPLLFYVSGMGLYFAMRKRNWKQLLLERTKRILLPFVFGFIAITTLHMYIFQTYYDMPLGYYPHVGHLWFLGNIFAYVLLLLPLFFYLKKNENGRFKNGLSKFMGNPVGPLSISIFFVLEALLVKPQLFALYAETWHGFFIGFLAFFFGFLFVYSGKTFWQTVLKWRWLYIGLAAVLFGIRYFNYATEAPGYLTAIESNCWIFGVFGLGYKYLNKPSKILSYLSQAAYPVYIIHMFVLYAGAMFILPLEIPILLKFVGIVAFTGLACYLIYEFIIKRIGFLKPLFGLKWKSNKAKKLMKMYHLKIKDSSN comes from the coding sequence ATGAAAACTGAAAGAAGATATGATATTGATTGGTTAAGGGTTATTGCCATTGGCTTGCTGCTCATTTATCACATCGCCATTGTATTTCAACCTTGGGCCATGTTCATTGGCTTTATCAGAAGCGATGAATTTCTAGAAGGTTTATGGAAACCAATGACCATGTTAAACGTCTGGCGGATTCCACTTTTGTTCTACGTCTCGGGAATGGGGCTCTATTTTGCCATGCGCAAGAGAAACTGGAAACAATTGCTTCTGGAACGGACAAAGCGTATTCTTTTACCCTTCGTCTTTGGCTTTATAGCCATAACCACCTTACACATGTATATTTTTCAGACGTATTATGATATGCCGTTGGGCTATTATCCGCATGTAGGGCATTTATGGTTTCTAGGGAATATTTTTGCATACGTCCTGCTGTTACTGCCCTTATTTTTCTATCTGAAAAAGAACGAGAATGGAAGATTTAAAAACGGCTTGTCCAAATTCATGGGTAATCCTGTTGGGCCTTTGTCGATTTCTATATTTTTTGTGCTTGAAGCATTACTGGTAAAACCCCAGCTATTCGCCCTATATGCGGAGACTTGGCATGGCTTTTTTATTGGATTTTTGGCCTTCTTTTTCGGCTTTCTTTTCGTGTACAGTGGTAAAACATTCTGGCAGACCGTTTTAAAATGGCGCTGGTTATATATTGGTTTGGCCGCCGTGCTGTTCGGCATAAGATATTTTAATTACGCGACGGAAGCACCCGGTTATCTTACGGCTATCGAATCCAATTGTTGGATTTTCGGCGTTTTCGGCCTCGGATATAAGTACTTGAACAAACCAAGTAAAATCCTGAGTTATTTGAGCCAAGCAGCGTATCCTGTTTATATCATACACATGTTTGTTTTGTACGCAGGGGCTATGTTCATATTGCCATTGGAAATACCTATCTTATTGAAATTCGTAGGTATTGTAGCTTTTACAGGTTTAGCCTGCTATCTCATTTATGAATTTATTATTAAAAGGATTGGATTCTTAAAGCCATTGTTTGGACTTAAATGGAAATCCAATAAAGCAAAAAAGCTCATGAAAATGTATCATCTAAAAATTAAGGACTCTTCAAATTAG
- a CDS encoding CPBP family intramembrane glutamic endopeptidase, whose translation MSEKLSHPKEVRKTILLFLGILTLLSTICYYAILKLNPTSIYVGALMMSPALSAFITLKLLKRPISSLPWGLKSLKNLRLSYLIPVAYIMIAYVLIWVFGFGNVLNQETITEWSQELGMEGFSSTIILLTMIVLLSIVGVVKNIGSTLGEEIGWRGFFNYELRKLFSFGGVSMISGLIWAIWHWPIIFLIYKGSGNLLLHITAFTVMIVAISVILAYYTFKSNSLWPAALFHSVHNIFIQKIFTPLTITNNCTTFWIDEYGLMLPIITTLFAIYFWRKAKVENL comes from the coding sequence ATGTCGGAAAAATTAAGCCATCCCAAAGAAGTCCGGAAAACGATACTGTTGTTTTTGGGTATTTTGACCCTGCTAAGTACTATCTGTTATTACGCAATACTCAAGCTGAACCCTACAAGCATCTATGTCGGGGCTTTAATGATGAGCCCTGCATTATCCGCCTTTATTACATTAAAGCTACTGAAAAGACCGATTTCAAGTCTTCCATGGGGTCTGAAAAGTTTGAAAAATTTACGCCTATCCTATTTGATTCCGGTAGCCTATATTATGATTGCCTATGTATTGATTTGGGTTTTCGGTTTTGGAAATGTGCTCAATCAGGAAACTATCACCGAGTGGTCGCAAGAATTAGGCATGGAAGGTTTCAGTAGTACAATTATACTATTGACTATGATTGTTCTCTTATCTATTGTTGGTGTTGTAAAGAACATTGGTTCGACATTGGGCGAGGAAATAGGATGGCGGGGATTCTTCAACTACGAACTTCGGAAACTATTTTCCTTTGGTGGTGTTTCCATGATTAGCGGATTGATTTGGGCGATATGGCATTGGCCAATTATCTTTTTGATATACAAGGGAAGTGGAAACCTGTTGCTACACATTACAGCTTTTACCGTAATGATAGTTGCAATTTCGGTCATTTTGGCCTACTATACTTTTAAATCCAACAGCTTGTGGCCTGCGGCCCTATTTCATTCCGTACACAATATATTCATACAGAAGATTTTCACGCCGTTGACGATAACAAATAACTGCACGACTTTTTGGATAGATGAATACGGACTCATGCTACCGATTATTACGACGCTATTTGCCATCTATTTTTGGCGAAAGGCGAAAGTTGAGAACCTATAG
- a CDS encoding serine hydrolase domain-containing protein: MAKKQSKRILKIILIMASISSLFFVPWILLRLLLTPLPDTVQEQVNDAIGYGLDGMIVYVDQAGKPPEFYAAGWQDRKNKIPANPKALFRIASISKLYVAVAVAKLVNDNQLSLDKTLADYMPELVGRIENADKITLRMMVQHRSGIPNYTDFPGFWVNDYSKNTKESLDLVLDTPADFKPDKKYRYSNTNYLLIGEILDKTLGYSHHQFIKKEVLMPLGLNDTYSLLSEVNLDDVMSGYAVDYEPDLKPNDFVSPAGSMVATAQDVGIFLRALNDGSLLNDKEQAIYTSIYVYEHTGLLPGYSSIAKYHKDIDAVVVQFVNTSGGYSWNVSEKINNRIVKILKSRK, translated from the coding sequence ATGGCAAAGAAACAATCAAAACGAATACTCAAAATCATATTAATTATGGCAAGCATCAGCTCACTATTCTTTGTGCCATGGATTTTGCTAAGATTACTGTTAACACCATTACCAGATACGGTTCAGGAACAGGTCAATGATGCCATTGGATACGGTTTGGACGGCATGATTGTTTATGTAGACCAAGCTGGAAAGCCACCTGAGTTTTATGCCGCTGGCTGGCAGGATCGAAAAAATAAGATTCCTGCCAACCCAAAAGCTTTATTCCGGATTGCCAGCATTAGCAAGTTGTATGTTGCTGTTGCCGTAGCAAAATTAGTTAATGACAATCAGTTGTCTTTAGACAAAACGCTCGCTGATTATATGCCGGAACTGGTGGGACGAATTGAAAATGCCGATAAAATCACCTTGAGAATGATGGTGCAACATCGGTCTGGTATTCCGAACTACACGGACTTTCCAGGTTTTTGGGTAAACGATTATTCTAAAAACACTAAAGAATCGCTCGATTTGGTCCTCGATACTCCTGCCGATTTTAAACCGGATAAAAAATATAGGTACTCAAATACCAATTATCTGTTGATTGGCGAAATCTTGGATAAAACATTGGGATACAGTCATCACCAATTTATCAAAAAGGAAGTTTTAATGCCCCTTGGGCTCAACGATACCTACAGTTTGCTAAGTGAAGTGAATTTAGACGATGTTATGAGCGGATATGCCGTAGACTATGAGCCAGACCTAAAGCCCAATGATTTTGTAAGCCCTGCCGGCTCCATGGTGGCTACAGCACAGGATGTGGGTATATTCTTGAGGGCGTTGAACGACGGCTCCTTGCTAAATGATAAGGAACAAGCTATTTATACATCAATCTATGTATATGAACATACAGGATTATTACCAGGTTACAGCAGTATTGCCAAGTATCACAAGGATATTGATGCTGTGGTTGTTCAATTTGTAAATACTAGTGGCGGATACTCTTGGAACGTATCAGAAAAAATTAATAATAGAATTGTAAAAATCCTGAAAAGCAGAAAGTAA
- a CDS encoding DUF4386 domain-containing protein has product MIGNTEQKQLIKTARITGVWYLMMAISGILGFMVFHSQIFVSGNPEQTLTNLVELESTARIRLLFEFAIVISQALTAVWFYKLFKDSYELEAWTLGIWGMVNALAIMISAISIASAIGVANSDISVMEDKVVLIQVFQNIISNAWGIGGLFFGLWLFPMGYIVIKSKRMPVWLGRVIILGGIGYLITTFIRYAGIDFSYNRFLILPATIGEFWMIGYLLMFGIRPSNE; this is encoded by the coding sequence ATGATCGGAAATACAGAACAAAAACAATTGATTAAAACTGCAAGAATAACTGGAGTGTGGTATTTAATGATGGCTATTTCAGGGATTTTAGGGTTTATGGTCTTTCATTCTCAAATATTTGTTTCTGGAAACCCCGAACAAACGCTAACGAATTTGGTAGAATTAGAATCCACCGCAAGAATTAGGTTGCTCTTTGAGTTTGCTATCGTAATATCTCAAGCACTTACCGCAGTTTGGTTTTACAAATTGTTTAAAGATAGTTATGAATTGGAAGCTTGGACTTTAGGTATATGGGGAATGGTAAATGCTTTAGCGATTATGATAAGTGCAATTTCAATCGCCTCTGCAATAGGTGTTGCTAATTCTGACATAAGTGTTATGGAAGATAAGGTTGTACTAATTCAGGTTTTTCAAAATATAATTTCAAATGCTTGGGGTATTGGTGGTCTTTTCTTTGGGCTTTGGCTGTTTCCCATGGGTTATATCGTCATTAAATCTAAAAGGATGCCCGTCTGGTTAGGGAGAGTTATTATTTTAGGGGGTATAGGCTATCTAATTACCACCTTTATCCGCTACGCAGGAATTGATTTTAGCTACAATAGATTCCTTATTCTACCAGCAACCATCGGAGAATTTTGGATGATAGGTTATTTATTAATGTTTGGCATAAGACCTAGCAACGAGTAA
- a CDS encoding LytTR family transcriptional regulator DNA-binding domain-containing protein, translating to MASSAFEKKISDTIQLFSDNDFLQVHKSFAVAKKHIRSVEGNRIYIGDHIVPIGKLYKTNIIQLLK from the coding sequence ATGGCATCATCAGCATTCGAGAAAAAAATATCGGATACGATACAATTATTTTCAGACAATGATTTTCTTCAAGTTCATAAGTCTTTTGCCGTTGCAAAAAAGCATATACGTAGTGTAGAAGGCAACAGAATTTACATTGGAGATCATATTGTGCCTATTGGTAAACTGTATAAAACAAATATCATTCAATTATTGAAATAA
- a CDS encoding LytR/AlgR family response regulator transcription factor, with amino-acid sequence MRYLIIDDEHIAHKIIMEYCEMLPHMKLQKNCYSALEALEYLNTHQVDLIFLDINMPKLKGFEFLRTLSSPPKVIVTTAYSEFAIEGYELNVVDYLLKPFSLERFLSAINKVTSSTISTISMARQQNIKPEGQHIFLKQNNSHVQLAIDSILFIEASGNYTKVVTTDGIISIREKNIGYDTIIFRQ; translated from the coding sequence ATGAGATATCTAATCATAGATGATGAACATATAGCCCACAAGATTATCATGGAATATTGTGAAATGCTTCCGCATATGAAGTTGCAGAAAAACTGTTATAGCGCTTTGGAAGCGCTTGAGTATTTGAATACACATCAAGTTGACTTAATCTTTTTAGATATAAATATGCCCAAATTAAAAGGATTTGAATTTTTAAGAACCTTATCATCACCTCCTAAAGTTATTGTCACGACAGCCTATAGTGAATTCGCAATTGAAGGCTACGAATTAAACGTTGTAGATTACCTGTTAAAACCTTTTAGTTTAGAACGTTTTTTGAGTGCTATTAATAAAGTAACGTCTTCGACCATTAGTACAATAAGTATGGCAAGGCAGCAGAATATAAAGCCTGAAGGACAACATATTTTTTTAAAGCAAAATAATAGTCATGTTCAGTTAGCTATAGATTCCATACTATTTATTGAAGCTTCTGGCAACTATACCAAAGTTGTTACTACTGATGGCATCATCAGCATTCGAGAAAAAAATATCGGATACGATACAATTATTTTCAGACAATGA
- a CDS encoding sensor histidine kinase, whose translation MKLKISDRKKKIINRVYKISLVIIGLVIVIFNDTFGKLEGFAEFVVLYFILLIITIAHWVFKQIKSIIRLKNEKEKTELLHLKSQVNPHFFFNTLNNLYGLMEKDSKEREMVLKLSDMMRYSIYEGQKDRVSLKQELDYLKNYIELQGIRYHKKSDVQFNSEIEHPQVKIMPLLFIILVENAFKHGLENLEKDAYIHINLTEKDNNVNFTIENNFELQQTPNTEGIGLKNLKRRLELVYSNKHSLSFDVTANSYKVKLSLKLK comes from the coding sequence ATGAAGTTGAAAATATCAGATAGAAAAAAGAAAATTATAAACAGGGTTTATAAGATATCCCTTGTAATTATAGGTTTAGTCATTGTAATCTTTAATGACACTTTTGGTAAATTAGAAGGGTTTGCTGAGTTTGTTGTATTGTACTTTATTCTCTTAATCATTACAATTGCCCACTGGGTTTTTAAACAGATCAAATCAATTATTCGATTAAAGAATGAAAAAGAAAAAACAGAATTACTGCATTTAAAAAGTCAGGTAAACCCACATTTCTTCTTCAATACACTCAACAATTTGTATGGATTAATGGAAAAAGATTCTAAGGAAAGGGAAATGGTACTTAAACTTTCTGATATGATGCGATATAGTATTTATGAGGGCCAAAAAGATCGGGTTAGCCTCAAACAAGAATTAGATTACTTAAAAAACTATATTGAACTTCAAGGAATACGCTATCATAAAAAGTCTGATGTTCAATTTAATTCTGAAATTGAGCATCCGCAAGTTAAAATTATGCCTTTACTATTTATTATTCTAGTAGAGAATGCGTTTAAGCATGGCTTGGAAAATTTAGAAAAAGACGCGTATATCCATATTAATTTAACCGAAAAGGATAATAACGTAAACTTCACAATTGAAAATAATTTTGAATTACAACAAACACCCAATACAGAAGGTATTGGTTTAAAAAACTTAAAGAGAAGATTAGAGCTAGTTTACTCCAATAAGCATTCTCTTTCTTTTGACGTAACCGCCAATAGTTATAAAGTTAAACTATCTCTAAAATTAAAATAA
- a CDS encoding ABC transporter ATP-binding protein, which yields MELRIDNLSKTYSNGIKALQNISLDIPTGMFGLLGPNGAGKSTLMRTIATLQEADAGSIILGDIDVLKQKNELRQVLGYLPQQFGLYPKISAEVLLNHFAVLKGITNKNERKELVKALLYKTNLYEVRQQNLKGFSGGMKQRFGIAQALLNNPKLLIVDEPTAGLDPVERNRFYNVLSELGEHTVVILSTHIVDDVKELCTNMAIINKGQVCLKGKPLKILESLKGRVYQKTIEKSELNLYKENYQVISERLFLGKPTIHIVSDTNPGDGFSLINAELEDVYFSEIFNNTNLKSN from the coding sequence ATGGAACTTAGAATTGACAATCTATCAAAAACGTATTCAAACGGAATCAAAGCTTTACAAAACATTTCACTAGATATACCGACAGGCATGTTTGGTCTATTAGGCCCAAATGGTGCAGGCAAGTCTACGTTAATGCGAACTATTGCAACACTGCAAGAAGCCGATGCTGGTTCCATTATTCTTGGAGACATCGATGTATTAAAACAAAAAAATGAATTGCGGCAGGTATTAGGTTATTTACCGCAACAGTTTGGTTTGTATCCAAAAATATCTGCCGAGGTATTACTCAATCATTTCGCAGTGCTTAAAGGCATCACTAATAAAAACGAACGCAAAGAATTGGTGAAAGCGCTATTGTATAAAACCAATTTATATGAGGTGCGACAACAAAATCTTAAAGGATTTTCTGGTGGGATGAAGCAACGTTTTGGTATTGCACAAGCCTTACTTAACAATCCGAAGTTACTTATTGTAGATGAACCAACAGCAGGATTGGATCCTGTAGAACGCAATCGATTTTACAATGTTCTAAGCGAGCTTGGGGAACATACCGTGGTTATTTTATCCACACACATTGTTGACGATGTCAAAGAACTCTGCACAAATATGGCCATTATTAATAAAGGGCAAGTTTGTTTAAAAGGAAAGCCTCTAAAGATTCTAGAAAGTTTAAAAGGTAGAGTTTATCAAAAAACAATCGAAAAATCAGAATTGAACCTATATAAAGAAAATTATCAGGTCATCAGTGAACGATTATTTCTTGGAAAACCAACCATTCATATCGTAAGTGATACGAATCCAGGAGACGGCTTTTCGCTTATTAATGCCGAATTAGAGGATGTCTATTTTTCGGAAATATTCAATAATACTAACCTTAAATCTAATTAG